The DNA sequence GCTGCGCCCGCACGGCAAGCAGGTCCGCGAAGCCGCGAAGCTGATCGCGAAGTCGCGCCGCCCGGTGCTCTACGTCGGCGGCGGCGTGATCAAGGCGGAAGCGCACGAGCAGCTGAAGCAGCTCGCCGAGCTGACGAACATCCCCGTCGTCACCACCCTGATGGCGCGCGGCGCGTTCCCCGACTCGCACCCGCAGCACCTCGGCATGCCGGGCATGCACGGCTCGGTCGCCGCGGTCGCCGCGATGCAGCGCGCCGACCTGCTCATCGCGCTCGGCGCCCGCTTCGACGACCGGGTCACCGGCCAGCTGTCGTCGTTCGCGCCGGACGCCGCGGTCGTGCACGCCGACATCGACCCGGCCGAGATCTCCAAGAACCGCAAGGCCGACGTGCCGATCGTGGGCGACTGCAAGGAGATCATCGGCGAGCTGATCGCCGCGGTCACCACGGAGTTCGAGCACGGCGGCAAGCCTGACCTCGCCGACTGGTGGACCCAGGCCGACGACTGGCGCAAGGGCTACCCGGCCGGCTACGAGTGGCCCGACGACGGTTCGCTGTCGCCGCAGTACGTCATCGAGCGGATCGGCCAGATCGTCGGCCCGGACGCGGTGTACGCCGCCGGCGTCGGACAGCACCAGATGTGGGCCGCGCAGTTCGTCAAGTACGAGAACCCGCGCACCTGGATCAACTCCGGCGGCCTCGGCACCATGGGCTACGCCGTGCCCGCCGCGATGGGCGCGCAGTTCGGTGTCCCGGGCACGCAGGTCTGGGCGATCGACGGCGACGGCTGCTTCCAGATGACCAACCAGGAGCTGGCCACCTGCGCCATCGAGGGCGCGCCGATCAAGGTCGCCGTGATCAACAACGGCAACCTCGGCATGGTCCGGCAGTGGCAGAACCTCTTCTACTCGGAGCGGTACTCCAACACCGACCTCGGCACGCACAAGCACCGCATCCCGGACTTCGTGCTGCTGGCCGAAGCGCTGGGGTGCGCCGGCCTGCGCTGCGAGACGAAGGAAGACGTCGACGCCACCATCCGCCGCGCGATGGAGATCAACGACCGCCCCGTCGTGATCGACTTCGTGGTCGGGAAGGATGCCCAGGTGTGGCCGATGGTCGCCGCGGGCACCGGCAACGACGAGATCATGGCGGTCCGGGGCATCCGGCCGCTGTTCGACGACGACGAGGTTTCGGTCGAGACGACCGAAGCCGTCGAAGCTGCCGCGGAAGGTGAGCGCTGATCATGAGCGTCCACACGCTGAGTGTCCTGGTCGAGAACAAGCCCGGCGTGCTCGCGCGCGTCTCTGGCCTGTTCTCCCGCCGCGGCTTCAACATCGAGTCCCTTGCCGTCGGGCCCACGGAGAACCCCGAGGTGTCCCGGATGACGATCGTGGTCGCCGTGGAAGAGCTACCGCTCGAACAGGTGACGAAGCAGCTCAACAAGCTGGTCAACGTGATCAAGATCGTCGAGCTGGAGCAGTCGACCGCCGTGCAGCGCGAACTGCTGCTCGTGAAGGTGCGCGCCGACAACACCGTGCGCAGCCAGGTCCTCGAAACCGTCCAGCTCTTCCGCGCCAAGGTGGTGGACGTCTCCCCGGAGGCGCTGACCATCGAAGCGACCGGGACGTCGGACAAGATCGGTGCGCTGCTGCGGATGCTGGAGCCGTATGGCATCCGCGAGCTCGTTCAATCCGGCATGGTCGCGGTGGGGCGGGGCGCCCGTTCCATCACCGCCACATCACCGCGTTAAAGAAGTAAGTCAGGAAAGGAAGCAGTAACCCCCATGGCAGTGGAAATCTTCTACGACGACGACGCCGACCTCTCGATCATCCAGGGGCGCAAGGTCGCTGTCATCGGCTACGGCAGCCAGGGCCACGCCCACTCGCTGAGCCTGCGCGACTCCGGCGTCGACGTCCGCATCGGCCTGCCCGAGGGGTCCAAGTCGCGGGCCAAGGCCGAGGAGCAGGGCCTGCGCGTGCTCACCCCGGCCGAGGCTTCGGCCGAGGCCGACCTGATCATGATCCTGGCGCCGGACACCAAGCAGCGCTTCATCTACGAGCAGGACATCGCGCCGAACCTCAAGGACGGCGACGCCCTGTTCTTCGGCCACGGCTTCAACATCCGCTACGACCTGATCAAGCCGCCGTCCAACGTGGACGTCGCCATGGTCGCCCCCAAGGGCCCGGGTCACCTCGTGCGCCGCCAGTTCGTCGACGGCAAGGGCGTCCCGGCGCTCATCGCCGTGGAGCAGGACGCGTCCGGCAACGCCCAGGCGCTCGCCCTCTCCTACGCCGCCGCCATCGGTGGCGCGCGGGCCGGCGTCATCAAGACGACGTTCACCGAGGAGACCGAGACCGACCTCTTCGGCGAGCAGGCCGTGCTCTGCGGTGGCGCGTCCGCGCTGGTGCAGACCGGCTTCGAGGTGCTCACCGAGGCCGGCTACGCCCCGGAGATCGCCTACTTCGAGGTGCTGCACGAGCTCAAGCTGATCGTCGACCTCATGTACGAGGGCGGCATCGCGCGCCAGCGCTACTCGATCTCCGACACCGCCGAGTACGGCGACCTGACCCGCGGCCCGCGCGTCATCTCGCCGGCGGTCAAGGAAGAGATGAAGAAGATCCTCGGCGAGATCCAGGACGGCACGTTCGCCCGCGAATGGGTCGCCGAGGACGAGGCCGGCCGGCCGAACTTCACCAAGCTCGAGGAGCAGGGCAACCAGCACCCGATCGAGGCGACCGGCAAGAAGCTGCGCGACCTGATGTCGTGGGTGGACCGGCCGATCACCGAGACCGCCTGAGCTTTTCCCGCAAGACGCTGAAGGGGACGCCCGCCACGGGCGTCCCCTTCAGTGCGTCTTGGCTACGCTGAGGAGCATGACCGACGACAAGGCGCACATCCGGCACCACCTCGACCTTTCCGGGGCCGAGTGGATCCGGGGCGAGCCCGCGGGCGTCACCCTCGACGAGGTCGTCGAGTACGCGTTCGTCGAGCACACCGACGGTGCCACCTACGTCGCGATGCGCCGTTCGCCGGACGTCGACGGCACGATCATGGTCTTCACGACGTCGGAGTGGGACGCGTTCACGAAGGGCGTCGACGACGGCGAGTTCGACGACCTCGGGGCTTAGGAACCCAGCTTCGCGGCCAGCTCGGGGATCTTGCCGAGATCGCCGGCGATGCCGAGGTGGTCGCCGTAGTCGCGGGACTCCGCGATGAGCCCGTCGCGGACCCGCAGGACGAAGATGTTCGCGATCCGCACCGGGCGCCCGCCGTACTCGCCCTGGTAGGCGAACTCGCCGATCAGCACCTCCGGATCGGTGCCCTGGTAGGTGACCAGGTCCGCGACCTCGAAGCCCGGGTTCAGCGCCTTCCCCGCCGCGAAGTGCGCGCGCAGCTCGTCGCGGGTGCGCACGACCTCGGCGCCCGGCAGGAACGGGTGCGTCACGTGGGTTTCTTCGGCGTACAGCTCCGGCAGCTCGTCCCAGCGCCCGCCCGCGACGCCGTGCACGAGCCGCTCGAACACCGTGCCCGAGCCCTCCGGCGTGACCGGCGAGAGCGCCCGCGGCGGTGCCTGCTCGTACGCCTTCACCAGCTGGTCGACGCCGTCGCGGATGACCGCGAGCTTCAAGTGGTCGTGGTAGTCGCGGGAATGGACGATCAAGCCGTCGCGCACGCGCAGCACCTGGATGTTGGCCGCCGCGATCGTCCGGCCGGTC is a window from the Amycolatopsis sp. cg9 genome containing:
- a CDS encoding DUF397 domain-containing protein codes for the protein MTDDKAHIRHHLDLSGAEWIRGEPAGVTLDEVVEYAFVEHTDGATYVAMRRSPDVDGTIMVFTTSEWDAFTKGVDDGEFDDLGA
- the ilvN gene encoding acetolactate synthase small subunit; this encodes MSVHTLSVLVENKPGVLARVSGLFSRRGFNIESLAVGPTENPEVSRMTIVVAVEELPLEQVTKQLNKLVNVIKIVELEQSTAVQRELLLVKVRADNTVRSQVLETVQLFRAKVVDVSPEALTIEATGTSDKIGALLRMLEPYGIRELVQSGMVAVGRGARSITATSPR
- a CDS encoding acetolactate synthase large subunit, whose product is MTSATSRSDAKPGPTPGTSGARPKPAPPAGTPVRVTGAQSLVRSLEAVGAEVVFGIPGGTILPAYDPLLDSTKVRHVLVRHEQGAGHAATGYAQATGKVGVCMATSGPGATNLVTPLADANMDSVPVVAITGQQTRALIGTDAFQEADICGITMPITKHNFLVTDPAEIPRTIAEAFHLAATGRPGPVLVDIPKDVLQEMTSFSWPTELRLPGYRPTLRPHGKQVREAAKLIAKSRRPVLYVGGGVIKAEAHEQLKQLAELTNIPVVTTLMARGAFPDSHPQHLGMPGMHGSVAAVAAMQRADLLIALGARFDDRVTGQLSSFAPDAAVVHADIDPAEISKNRKADVPIVGDCKEIIGELIAAVTTEFEHGGKPDLADWWTQADDWRKGYPAGYEWPDDGSLSPQYVIERIGQIVGPDAVYAAGVGQHQMWAAQFVKYENPRTWINSGGLGTMGYAVPAAMGAQFGVPGTQVWAIDGDGCFQMTNQELATCAIEGAPIKVAVINNGNLGMVRQWQNLFYSERYSNTDLGTHKHRIPDFVLLAEALGCAGLRCETKEDVDATIRRAMEINDRPVVIDFVVGKDAQVWPMVAAGTGNDEIMAVRGIRPLFDDDEVSVETTEAVEAAAEGER
- a CDS encoding nuclear transport factor 2 family protein, whose product is MTAPRDVFTALSDGISEGRFGELSALYAEDTVVEHPQAVPRPTRLTGRDAVHERFTGALAGAYRLKRKNVVVHETTDPEVIVAEYDYDAESIETGRTIAAANIQVLRVRDGLIVHSRDYHDHLKLAVIRDGVDQLVKAYEQAPPRALSPVTPEGSGTVFERLVHGVAGGRWDELPELYAEETHVTHPFLPGAEVVRTRDELRAHFAAGKALNPGFEVADLVTYQGTDPEVLIGEFAYQGEYGGRPVRIANIFVLRVRDGLIAESRDYGDHLGIAGDLGKIPELAAKLGS
- the ilvC gene encoding ketol-acid reductoisomerase, whose protein sequence is MAVEIFYDDDADLSIIQGRKVAVIGYGSQGHAHSLSLRDSGVDVRIGLPEGSKSRAKAEEQGLRVLTPAEASAEADLIMILAPDTKQRFIYEQDIAPNLKDGDALFFGHGFNIRYDLIKPPSNVDVAMVAPKGPGHLVRRQFVDGKGVPALIAVEQDASGNAQALALSYAAAIGGARAGVIKTTFTEETETDLFGEQAVLCGGASALVQTGFEVLTEAGYAPEIAYFEVLHELKLIVDLMYEGGIARQRYSISDTAEYGDLTRGPRVISPAVKEEMKKILGEIQDGTFAREWVAEDEAGRPNFTKLEEQGNQHPIEATGKKLRDLMSWVDRPITETA